A single Nostoc sp. PCC 7107 DNA region contains:
- a CDS encoding sensor histidine kinase has protein sequence MNQPIQINNHPFRFLLYLEWILLTLAISTSTFPDPSPRFANQFPELTIGCLIIFGFMGLRLPTGKPIYKIIYTSIEILLLFITGMFGGRVARLFPFIYLILVTRSCLIFQLPGRLVVTGLSFSLFLMTLNARLPRALPPQAQERFRFITFNTALLFGLSLIFVLLLMNTVLSERKSREHLAIANEKLRRYALRIENQATLEERTRIAREIHDSLGHSLTALNLQLETALKLWQSNPEKAQTFLSRAKELGSKALKDVRQSVSTIRVNPLQEKTLEQAISVLLEDFYRANGVSPRCFINLDYPPPPETNIALYRIIQESLTNISKYAKATEVILALTSTKKGLRLIVQDNGIGFDLQQNTTGFGLHSMRDRTLALGGEFKINTTPNSGCQIIVDIPL, from the coding sequence ATGAATCAACCTATCCAAATCAACAATCATCCCTTTCGGTTTTTACTTTATTTAGAATGGATATTGCTAACTCTCGCGATTTCCACATCTACTTTTCCTGATCCTTCGCCGCGATTTGCTAATCAATTTCCTGAACTTACTATTGGCTGTTTAATTATCTTTGGGTTTATGGGTTTAAGATTGCCCACAGGTAAACCTATATATAAAATAATTTACACAAGTATTGAAATTTTATTACTATTTATTACGGGGATGTTTGGTGGGAGAGTTGCGCGATTGTTCCCGTTTATTTACCTAATTTTAGTAACTCGCAGTTGTTTGATTTTTCAGTTACCTGGACGCTTAGTTGTGACAGGTTTGTCTTTCTCTTTATTTTTAATGACTTTGAACGCTCGTTTACCTCGTGCTTTACCCCCACAAGCACAAGAGCGTTTCCGGTTTATTACGTTCAACACGGCACTATTATTTGGATTAAGTTTAATTTTTGTTTTATTATTAATGAATACCGTATTATCTGAACGGAAAAGTCGAGAACACCTCGCGATCGCTAATGAAAAACTGCGCCGATATGCTTTACGAATTGAAAATCAAGCCACTCTAGAAGAACGTACTCGCATTGCCCGTGAAATTCATGATTCTTTAGGGCATTCTTTAACAGCATTAAATTTACAACTAGAAACTGCTTTAAAATTGTGGCAATCTAATCCAGAGAAAGCCCAAACATTTTTATCCAGGGCTAAAGAACTTGGTTCTAAAGCTTTAAAGGATGTGCGCCAGTCGGTTTCAACAATACGGGTTAATCCCTTACAGGAAAAAACTTTAGAGCAGGCGATATCGGTACTTTTAGAAGATTTTTATCGAGCTAATGGCGTTAGCCCACGTTGTTTTATTAATCTGGATTATCCCCCTCCTCCAGAAACTAATATTGCACTGTATCGCATCATTCAAGAATCATTGACAAATATTTCTAAATATGCAAAAGCTACAGAAGTGATCCTCGCACTGACTAGTACAAAAAAAGGCTTACGTTTAATAGTGCAAGATAATGGAATAGGTTTTGATCTTCAGCAAAACACTACTGGTTTTGGCTTACACAGTATGCGCGATCGCACCTTAGCATTGGGCGGTGAATTTAAAATTAACACTACTCCAAATTCTGGCTGTCAAATTATAGTTGATATTCCTTTATAA
- a CDS encoding DUF4327 family protein translates to MDTAVKYDIELIKDEAHQLVKKGLISRQRPIYALCKYIPERDWAIFELELEKNEFLLRDRIIDLLSSENWEEDGS, encoded by the coding sequence ATGGACACTGCTGTTAAATACGACATTGAACTAATTAAAGACGAAGCACATCAACTAGTTAAAAAGGGACTTATTAGTCGTCAGCGACCAATTTATGCTTTGTGCAAGTATATCCCTGAACGTGACTGGGCTATTTTTGAACTAGAGCTTGAAAAAAATGAATTTTTGCTCCGAGATAGAATTATCGATCTATTGAGTAGTGAAAATTGGGAAGAAGATGGCAGTTGA
- a CDS encoding response regulator transcription factor — translation MIRVLLVDDQNLIRQGLKELLKLEPDLEIVGEAENGAIAVDLAAKLQPDVVLMDIRMPIMDGVAATQAIHQNFGNIKILILTTFDDDEYVSAALQHGAMGYLLKDTPSEELAVAIRAVYKGYTQLGPGIVKKLLNQFPSGVQTQSEPVPPSLTELTPREKEVLKLIATGASNREIAKELYISEGTVKNHVTNILNRLSLRDRTQAAIIANTFLFYLNESD, via the coding sequence ATGATTAGAGTTTTACTGGTAGATGACCAAAATTTAATTCGCCAAGGCCTCAAAGAATTATTAAAACTAGAACCAGATTTAGAAATTGTGGGAGAAGCAGAAAACGGTGCTATAGCTGTAGATTTAGCAGCAAAATTACAGCCAGATGTAGTGCTAATGGATATTAGAATGCCAATTATGGATGGAGTTGCAGCTACACAAGCAATTCATCAAAATTTTGGTAACATCAAGATTTTAATACTCACAACTTTTGACGATGATGAATATGTTTCCGCAGCATTACAACATGGTGCAATGGGTTATTTACTCAAAGATACACCTTCAGAAGAATTAGCTGTGGCAATTCGCGCTGTTTACAAAGGTTATACTCAACTAGGCCCAGGAATAGTTAAAAAACTATTGAATCAATTTCCGAGTGGTGTTCAAACGCAATCAGAACCTGTACCGCCTAGTTTAACTGAACTAACACCCAGAGAAAAAGAAGTTTTAAAGTTAATTGCGACAGGTGCTAGTAACCGGGAAATTGCCAAAGAATTATATATTTCTGAAGGTACAGTTAAGAATCATGTTACTAATATTTTAAATCGCTTGAGTTTGCGCGATCGCACCCAGGCTGCTATTATTGCAAATACATTTTTGTTTTATCTAAATGAGTCTGATTGA
- a CDS encoding Coq4 family protein gives MQTDTASSNSTPRIQKFLDTLDRVAEARGKNVPQIVYLEKLRSLPSGTFGKAWFDFLDTHNLKPFTTGLRRKQLHDGVHILTGYGADPIGEAEVQAFLLGAKFGLFNLFIGLGLLRVIYKNLNSRQEFTWKRLWQAYQRGNHSNFDPDTWQPELVWHLPLTEVQAIFSITK, from the coding sequence ATGCAAACTGATACTGCTTCCTCAAATTCTACGCCTCGTATCCAAAAATTTTTAGATACACTCGATCGCGTTGCTGAAGCACGTGGGAAAAATGTACCACAAATTGTGTATTTAGAAAAATTGCGATCGCTCCCATCTGGCACTTTTGGTAAAGCTTGGTTTGATTTTCTCGATACACACAACCTCAAACCTTTTACTACAGGTCTTCGCCGCAAACAACTCCACGATGGCGTTCACATCCTCACAGGTTATGGTGCAGACCCCATTGGTGAAGCAGAAGTACAAGCATTTTTATTAGGTGCAAAATTTGGCTTGTTTAATCTCTTTATCGGACTAGGGCTATTAAGAGTTATTTATAAAAACCTCAATTCTCGTCAAGAATTTACTTGGAAAAGATTATGGCAAGCATATCAGCGCGGTAATCACTCTAACTTTGACCCAGATACTTGGCAACCTGAATTAGTTTGGCACTTACCCCTAACGGAAGTACAAGCAATATTTTCTATTACCAAATAA
- a CDS encoding nucleoside deaminase, which translates to MNQEYFMRLALEAAKKGDWPYGAVIVKDDEVVEVAYNTVQRNNDPSAHAEMNVIRSLANKLKNPSLEGYSIYTTCEPCPMCTTVCIWAGISEITYGVSIQDLISINQSQIHVFCEEIIAKSFRKIKVTKGILKDECLALFMEN; encoded by the coding sequence ATGAACCAAGAATATTTTATGCGTTTAGCTTTAGAAGCAGCAAAAAAAGGTGATTGGCCTTATGGTGCTGTCATTGTCAAGGATGACGAAGTAGTTGAGGTAGCATATAATACTGTGCAGCGAAATAATGATCCATCTGCCCATGCAGAAATGAATGTTATTCGCAGTTTAGCAAATAAACTAAAAAACCCTTCTTTGGAGGGTTACAGCATATATACGACTTGCGAACCTTGTCCTATGTGTACAACAGTTTGCATTTGGGCTGGTATATCAGAAATTACTTATGGTGTTTCCATCCAAGATTTAATCTCGATAAATCAGTCACAAATTCATGTTTTTTGTGAAGAAATTATCGCCAAGTCTTTTAGAAAAATTAAAGTAACAAAAGGCATTTTAAAAGATGAATGCTTGGCTTTATTTATGGAAAATTAG
- a CDS encoding TIGR04222 domain-containing membrane protein: MDKLLLTIISMLLIVTIRSPLNNPIANMYGPHFLVFYAGIITVTLLASYYNLKFDATAQLPLPSIPSNPDPYKIAYLRGGESEVIRLVIFNLLQDGYLQINKDTIEQSTTYSYADNLSIIERHVFDYFVFPKLANQTLSDTISNTIIHKFWCETYEESLLNEQLLLPKTARDLAKTISTLGSCIILGLGSYKLSIALLKGYNNVLFLIIIGLVYWIIFILLSYPSRRTQLGERYIKQLQQSFIQLKNRIIRTISDDRNDTDLNMLLPVAIFGVEILHGTSYTDFANIFAPLVTSHNAGGSSGGGCGGCGGGGGGGGGGGCGGCGGSG; the protein is encoded by the coding sequence ATGGATAAATTATTACTTACGATTATAAGTATGTTGCTGATAGTGACGATTCGTAGCCCCTTGAATAACCCCATTGCAAATATGTATGGGCCGCACTTTTTGGTTTTTTATGCTGGCATTATTACTGTAACTTTATTGGCGAGTTACTATAATTTAAAGTTTGACGCAACGGCACAATTACCTTTACCATCAATTCCTAGCAACCCTGATCCTTATAAAATTGCATATTTACGTGGTGGAGAAAGTGAGGTTATACGCTTAGTAATATTTAATCTGCTTCAGGATGGTTATTTGCAAATTAATAAAGATACCATAGAGCAGTCAACCACATATTCTTATGCAGATAATTTATCCATCATAGAGCGACACGTATTTGACTATTTTGTTTTTCCAAAATTAGCTAATCAAACACTCAGTGACACCATCTCAAACACCATTATCCACAAATTCTGGTGTGAAACTTACGAAGAATCGCTATTAAATGAGCAACTTTTACTACCCAAAACTGCCAGAGACTTAGCAAAGACAATCAGTACTTTGGGAAGTTGTATTATTTTGGGTTTGGGTAGTTATAAGCTTTCAATAGCATTGCTTAAAGGATATAACAATGTTTTATTTCTCATTATTATAGGTCTAGTTTATTGGATTATTTTTATACTGCTCTCTTATCCATCCAGACGAACTCAACTGGGAGAAAGATATATAAAACAACTTCAGCAAAGTTTTATACAACTTAAAAACAGAATCATTCGCACCATATCCGATGACAGAAATGACACAGATTTGAATATGTTGTTGCCTGTAGCCATTTTTGGTGTAGAAATCTTACATGGAACTTCCTACACGGATTTTGCCAACATTTTCGCGCCATTAGTCACTAGCCATAATGCAGGAGGAAGTAGTGGTGGTGGCTGCGGTGGCTGCGGTGGTGGTGGCGGAGGTGGCGGTGGTGGTGGCTGCGGTGGCTGCGGTGGTAGTGGCTAA
- a CDS encoding TIGR04222 domain-containing membrane protein, which produces MLDKPVPSTVTKSVILKLLIISVAIGSVVAIATIVPDMPDHDFLLFYGAIVTITVLVSSWLVQDPTQNQPLPLIPLEPDSYKIAYLRSQEIGVAKVAVMDLSQRGYLQITEESIQQAENHPDVSLLTTIQREAFDWFATPTTPRTSGWLLARQLQPHCTVYQQQLLNEQLLTSDSLKARTELIKWIGISIIVGLGGFKLVVTSLHSRNNVGYLVLMGIFSFYFLQSTCEISRRSSLGGEYLNQLEATFKQLKPKIQADIPEATFAQLKQKAEIGIPSEFEYNLAVALYGFDLFAGTRYDRYQNIFVPVINTANWQNSSSGGCSGGGCSGGCSGSCGGGGCGGCGGCGGGD; this is translated from the coding sequence ATGTTAGATAAACCTGTACCAAGCACAGTCACAAAATCGGTAATACTCAAGTTACTGATTATTTCAGTGGCGATAGGTTCAGTAGTGGCGATCGCAACAATAGTACCAGATATGCCTGATCATGATTTTCTGCTTTTCTATGGTGCTATTGTGACTATCACAGTGCTAGTTAGTAGTTGGCTAGTGCAAGATCCCACACAAAATCAACCTTTACCGTTAATTCCTCTTGAACCAGATTCTTACAAAATTGCTTACCTGCGTTCTCAAGAAATCGGAGTCGCTAAGGTAGCAGTGATGGACTTGTCACAGCGCGGTTATTTACAAATCACAGAAGAGTCTATCCAGCAAGCGGAAAATCATCCTGATGTATCTCTGCTAACAACCATACAGCGTGAAGCATTTGATTGGTTTGCTACGCCAACAACACCAAGAACATCTGGATGGTTATTAGCTAGACAATTACAGCCACACTGCACAGTTTATCAACAGCAACTCCTAAATGAACAACTGCTAACTTCCGACAGCCTGAAAGCTAGAACAGAGTTAATCAAATGGATAGGAATTTCTATCATTGTCGGTTTGGGCGGCTTTAAGTTGGTAGTAACTTCGTTACATAGTCGCAATAATGTGGGTTATCTCGTGCTGATGGGAATATTCTCGTTTTACTTTCTTCAGAGTACCTGTGAGATATCTCGTCGCAGTAGTCTGGGGGGAGAGTATTTAAACCAACTGGAAGCAACATTCAAGCAATTAAAACCGAAAATTCAAGCTGATATCCCTGAAGCAACTTTCGCCCAGTTAAAACAAAAAGCAGAAATTGGTATTCCTTCCGAGTTTGAATATAACTTGGCTGTAGCACTCTATGGTTTTGATTTATTTGCAGGAACTCGTTACGACAGATATCAAAATATTTTTGTACCTGTGATAAATACCGCCAATTGGCAAAATAGTAGTTCTGGCGGTTGTAGTGGCGGTGGCTGTAGTGGCGGTTGTAGCGGTTCCTGCGGTGGCGGTGGTTGTGGCGGCTGTGGTGGTTGTGGCGGTGGAGACTAA
- a CDS encoding TIGR04222 domain-containing membrane protein: MDTLLHNPVADMYGPNFLLLYGIVIIATLLLCGRLVQDPTKNQPLPLIPAEPDPYKIAYLRSQVKGIAHLVLFNLIQQGYLQVSGQTISKIPSYPDISNLQPAEQQVFEKLSEPATAKTSLWLATEYVKPFCNTYQEQLEDEKLLYAVKWKEWNIQVGLVGAMLIFGLGGYKLLIALGKGHHNVGFLIIMGVSSIIYLLWFVSQPHPSLSHLGNRYLQQLQSTFNQLRETSIVNNNLLVLALFGVESLAGTPYNAYYKAFFPPAYSTTSSRSSSSSSSCSSGSGGSSCSSSSCSSGSSCGSSCGGGCGGCGG, translated from the coding sequence ATGGATACATTACTGCATAATCCAGTTGCAGATATGTATGGGCCAAACTTTCTGCTATTGTATGGTATTGTTATCATCGCAACTTTGTTATTGTGTGGGCGATTAGTCCAAGATCCCACAAAAAATCAACCTTTACCGTTAATTCCGGCTGAACCAGATCCTTACAAAATCGCTTACTTGCGTTCTCAAGTAAAAGGAATTGCTCATTTAGTATTATTCAACTTGATTCAACAAGGTTATTTGCAAGTTAGCGGACAGACTATTAGCAAAATACCCAGCTATCCTGACATATCAAATTTACAACCAGCCGAACAACAAGTTTTTGAGAAGTTGTCTGAACCTGCTACGGCTAAAACATCTTTGTGGTTGGCTACCGAGTATGTAAAACCATTCTGCAATACTTATCAAGAACAGTTGGAAGATGAAAAATTACTGTATGCAGTCAAGTGGAAAGAATGGAATATCCAAGTGGGCTTAGTTGGGGCGATGCTGATTTTTGGCTTGGGTGGCTATAAGCTGCTGATAGCTTTGGGTAAAGGACACCATAACGTTGGTTTTTTGATAATTATGGGTGTGTCGTCTATTATTTACCTGCTGTGGTTTGTGAGTCAGCCCCATCCCTCCCTAAGTCATCTCGGAAACAGGTATCTGCAACAACTTCAAAGCACCTTCAACCAACTGCGGGAAACTTCCATAGTCAACAACAACTTACTGGTATTAGCACTGTTTGGTGTTGAGTCTTTGGCTGGAACTCCTTACAATGCTTACTATAAAGCGTTCTTTCCGCCAGCTTATTCTACGACAAGTAGCCGCAGTAGTTCGTCCAGTAGTTCCTGTAGTAGTGGTTCTGGCGGTAGTTCATGCAGTAGTAGTTCATGCAGTAGTGGGAGTTCCTGCGGTAGTTCTTGTGGTGGTGGTTGCGGTGGTTGTGGCGGTTAG
- the sipA gene encoding regulatory protein SipA gives MSKEFAIGSKVRVVALPPYVKTADPMPMLRPPDVINLGEEGIVLDRRPGGYWGIRFTRGAFLLDSQYIESTDTPSESDQGDNNSNQEL, from the coding sequence ATGTCCAAAGAATTCGCTATTGGTAGTAAAGTCCGGGTTGTGGCGCTACCACCATACGTCAAAACAGCCGACCCTATGCCGATGTTACGTCCCCCAGATGTCATAAATCTTGGTGAAGAAGGTATAGTTCTTGACCGCCGTCCTGGAGGTTATTGGGGTATTCGCTTTACTAGAGGAGCTTTTCTTCTCGATAGCCAATACATTGAAAGCACAGATACCCCTAGTGAATCTGACCAGGGTGACAATAACAGTAACCAAGAATTATAA
- a CDS encoding peroxiredoxin, giving the protein MISRRDFLSILFASCFALISWLNFSPTAQALGGKLPTVNQPAPEFTLPTNTGDGQISLTDLRGKWLVLYFYPKDFTAGCTIEARRFQQDLSKYLAKNTQIIGVSADDVDSHAEFCDSEGLKFPLLADTTGAVSKAYGSWIGFVSMRHSFIIDPEGILRETFVKVNPSVHSQEVLARLEKLQSSAS; this is encoded by the coding sequence ATGATTTCTCGGCGTGATTTTTTGAGTATATTATTTGCCAGCTGTTTTGCCCTCATCAGCTGGTTAAACTTTTCCCCGACGGCTCAGGCACTTGGTGGTAAATTACCAACAGTGAATCAACCTGCACCAGAGTTTACTTTACCTACCAACACAGGCGACGGCCAAATCTCTCTTACCGATTTGCGCGGAAAGTGGCTAGTACTATACTTTTATCCCAAAGACTTTACAGCAGGTTGCACTATCGAAGCACGGCGTTTTCAACAAGACTTATCCAAATATTTAGCAAAAAATACCCAAATAATTGGTGTCAGTGCGGATGATGTCGATTCCCACGCCGAATTTTGCGATTCCGAGGGATTAAAATTTCCCCTATTAGCTGATACAACTGGCGCAGTCAGTAAAGCTTATGGTTCTTGGATTGGTTTTGTCTCTATGCGCCACAGCTTTATCATCGACCCAGAAGGTATTTTGCGCGAGACTTTTGTCAAAGTTAACCCATCTGTTCATAGTCAAGAAGTGTTAGCAAGATTAGAAAAATTACAATCCTCCGCTTCCTAG
- a CDS encoding Spy/CpxP family protein refolding chaperone, producing MKLKSLSLIAGAIALTLTTTSLAAKAQGLSHSPLLVAQAQKEGQWQGKKGPWAELGLSDAQKTQIQQIQRNTRSQMENVLTPEQKAKLKASFEARSAERQANQGQPRQPGQRAGRRGGKGFAELNLTEAQKTQMRQIRESSKQQIEAVLTPEQRTKLQQLRQNGKERRQQRQQPNS from the coding sequence ATGAAACTGAAATCATTATCATTAATTGCTGGTGCGATCGCTCTTACTCTGACTACAACCTCTCTCGCTGCTAAAGCTCAAGGCTTATCTCATTCACCTCTATTAGTTGCCCAAGCTCAAAAGGAAGGACAATGGCAAGGTAAAAAAGGCCCTTGGGCAGAATTAGGTCTGAGTGATGCTCAAAAGACCCAAATTCAGCAAATTCAACGCAACACCCGCAGTCAAATGGAAAATGTTCTTACCCCAGAACAAAAAGCGAAATTAAAAGCATCCTTTGAAGCACGTAGCGCCGAAAGACAAGCTAATCAAGGTCAACCAAGGCAACCTGGACAGCGTGCAGGCCGTCGAGGTGGTAAGGGTTTTGCCGAGTTGAATTTAACTGAAGCCCAAAAAACTCAAATGCGGCAAATACGTGAGTCTTCTAAACAACAAATTGAAGCAGTTTTAACTCCAGAACAACGGACAAAACTTCAGCAATTACGTCAAAACGGCAAAGAGCGCCGTCAACAACGCCAACAACCCAATAGCTAA
- a CDS encoding DUF692 domain-containing protein — protein MMLSQLPTLGVGLGFREPFKSDLFLNRQQVDFLEIVAEHYLDVPVQKQQELEILAAHFPIIPHAINLSLGSAEGVDTDYLRKLATLIKQLNPPWWSEHICFTKAGGVDIGHLSPLPYTKEAVDILCRNIAEVRRFVDVPLILENITYMVKLPGAEMTEAQFLAEVVERADCGLLLDVTNLHTNAVNYGYDVHDFLKELPWERVVQLHFVGGHWHDGVLIDSHSQSTPPEVWQIIEEVVARIPVKGIVLERDENLPPFSEIAQELEIARKIGRSYQRWG, from the coding sequence ATGATGTTATCTCAACTTCCTACTTTGGGTGTCGGGTTGGGTTTTCGAGAACCATTCAAAAGTGATTTGTTTCTCAACCGTCAACAAGTGGACTTTCTCGAAATTGTCGCAGAACATTATCTGGATGTACCTGTACAAAAACAACAGGAATTAGAAATACTAGCTGCACATTTCCCGATAATTCCCCACGCCATTAATTTGTCGTTGGGTAGTGCGGAAGGTGTAGATACAGATTATTTACGCAAACTTGCAACCTTAATTAAACAACTTAACCCGCCTTGGTGGAGTGAACATATTTGTTTTACTAAAGCTGGCGGTGTGGATATTGGGCATTTGTCACCCTTACCTTACACCAAAGAGGCGGTAGATATACTCTGTCGCAATATTGCTGAAGTGCGGCGCTTTGTTGATGTGCCGTTAATTCTGGAAAATATTACCTATATGGTAAAACTTCCTGGTGCAGAGATGACCGAAGCCCAATTTTTGGCAGAAGTGGTAGAACGTGCTGACTGTGGGTTGCTGTTGGATGTAACTAATTTACATACCAATGCGGTGAATTATGGTTATGATGTGCATGATTTTCTCAAAGAATTACCGTGGGAACGTGTTGTACAGTTGCATTTCGTTGGTGGACATTGGCATGATGGTGTATTAATTGATAGTCATTCCCAGTCTACACCGCCGGAAGTTTGGCAAATAATAGAGGAAGTTGTAGCCCGCATTCCCGTCAAAGGGATAGTTTTAGAACGGGATGAAAATTTACCTCCGTTTTCAGAAATAGCCCAAGAATTGGAGATAGCACGAAAAATTGGTAGGAGTTATCAAAGATGGGGTTAG
- a CDS encoding ion transporter yields MLLSREKTEFYLTDLETPIGKIINLTIAALVLISSGIFVAQTYNIPYNIRLELDFVDTAILVIFAVEYIIRLWSAENKLKYIFSFYAILDLMAILPFFLGAVDISFIRLLRWFRILRLIRFIDQKFLFASVSSEDSLIFVRILFTLFAIIFIYSGLIYQVEHPVNPLYTTFLDAFYFSVVTMTTVGFGDIAPISEVGRLLTVLMILTGVGLIPWQVGDLIKRLVKNVNQVETICSGCGLAFHDLDAAFCKRCGTKLRIKCGE; encoded by the coding sequence ATGTTGTTAAGTAGAGAAAAAACAGAATTTTATTTAACAGACTTGGAAACACCTATAGGTAAAATTATCAATCTGACAATTGCCGCTTTAGTACTAATTTCGTCAGGTATTTTTGTAGCTCAAACTTATAATATTCCTTATAATATAAGATTGGAGCTTGATTTTGTTGATACTGCTATCCTGGTAATTTTTGCGGTAGAGTATATAATTCGCCTCTGGAGTGCTGAAAACAAGCTTAAGTATATTTTTAGCTTTTATGCAATTCTAGATTTAATGGCGATATTGCCATTTTTTCTCGGCGCAGTAGATATTAGCTTTATTCGCCTACTGAGATGGTTTCGGATTTTAAGGTTAATTCGGTTTATTGATCAGAAGTTTTTGTTTGCCAGTGTCAGTAGTGAAGATAGTTTAATCTTCGTGCGGATATTATTTACATTATTTGCCATTATTTTTATTTATTCGGGGTTAATTTATCAAGTTGAACATCCTGTAAATCCACTCTACACTACATTTTTAGATGCGTTTTATTTCTCGGTTGTCACTATGACAACCGTCGGATTTGGGGATATCGCGCCAATTTCTGAAGTCGGTCGTTTGTTAACTGTATTGATGATTTTAACAGGTGTAGGCTTAATTCCTTGGCAAGTGGGAGATTTAATTAAACGTTTGGTAAAAAATGTAAATCAGGTAGAAACGATATGTTCAGGTTGTGGTTTAGCTTTTCATGATTTAGATGCGGCTTTTTGTAAAAGATGTGGGACGAAATTGAGAATTAAATGTGGCGAGTGA
- a CDS encoding polyphosphate kinase 2 family protein, translated as MNHDAFIVPPASKISLLNNYDPAYTANYHDRNDAALKLKSDIERLAKYQDTLYAQNSYALLIIFQAMDAAGKDSTIKHVMSGINPQGCQVFSFKSPSHEELDHDYLWRTMKALPERGRIGIFNRSYYEEVLIVRVHPEIIQKQQLPHLPKGNKIWQQRFEEINNFEKYLVDNGIIVLKFFLNVSKSEQKKRFLARIDAPEKNWKFSANDVKERAFWSDYMAAYEEVFQHTSTKHAPWYIIPADRKWFMRMVVADIICSKLESLKLKYPTVSEEDKQQLLQAKYALEQEE; from the coding sequence ATGAATCACGATGCTTTTATTGTGCCACCAGCTTCAAAGATTTCTCTGCTCAACAATTATGACCCTGCTTATACAGCTAATTATCATGACAGAAATGATGCAGCGCTTAAATTAAAGTCAGACATAGAAAGATTAGCCAAGTATCAAGATACGCTTTATGCTCAAAACAGCTATGCTTTGCTAATTATCTTTCAGGCAATGGATGCGGCTGGCAAAGATAGTACCATTAAACATGTGATGTCTGGGATTAATCCCCAAGGCTGCCAAGTCTTTAGTTTCAAATCTCCTAGTCACGAAGAATTAGACCATGATTACCTGTGGCGCACAATGAAGGCTTTGCCAGAAAGGGGCAGAATTGGCATATTCAATCGCTCTTACTATGAAGAAGTGTTAATAGTGCGCGTTCATCCAGAAATTATCCAAAAACAGCAACTTCCTCATTTACCAAAAGGTAATAAAATCTGGCAACAGCGATTTGAGGAAATCAATAATTTTGAAAAATATTTAGTAGATAATGGCATTATTGTTTTGAAGTTTTTTCTTAATGTCTCAAAATCTGAACAGAAAAAAAGATTTTTAGCGAGAATTGATGCTCCAGAAAAAAATTGGAAGTTTTCGGCTAACGATGTTAAAGAAAGGGCTTTTTGGTCAGATTATATGGCTGCTTACGAAGAAGTTTTTCAACACACTAGCACCAAACATGCACCTTGGTATATTATTCCTGCCGATCGCAAATGGTTTATGCGTATGGTAGTGGCTGATATCATCTGTTCTAAATTAGAGTCTCTAAAGTTAAAATATCCTACTGTCAGCGAAGAAGATAAGCAGCAACTTTTGCAAGCAAAGTATGCCTTAGAGCAAGAAGAATAG